One Triticum dicoccoides isolate Atlit2015 ecotype Zavitan chromosome 5B, WEW_v2.0, whole genome shotgun sequence genomic window carries:
- the LOC119305483 gene encoding vegetative cell wall protein gp1-like: MSACPSLTLSCDNLSCNIWFCCGSAKDPEPYPPTQSHVVTAPPPAVQAPYYEPPSELVPPHQVSPARAPPPAMRAPYYQPPSELVPPHQVSPARAPQTPSTVTTPHVPVQPFNRAREPPAPAATPIPAAVPSKRCEPPQPAPRPPAPPNETREQRVMPLPARLPPKKYEPPTPQAPPPVTVTSQPSSARTTWPPRVKSKTYDDAGVPPAVSLPPPSTPTAPRAHGSRYPPAPHPHLGDTEPRIESYSQAASLHQEYY; this comes from the coding sequence ATGTCTGCATGTCCATCTCTTACCCTCTCCTGCGACAACCTCTCCTGCAACATCTGGTTCTGCTGCGGCAGTGCCAAAGATCCTGAACCTTATCCGCCGACGCAGTCACATGTCGTGACGGCGCCGCCGCCTGCTGTGCAAGCGCCTTATTATGAGCCGCCGTCAGAATTGGTGCCTCCTCATCAGGTGTCGCCGGCACGGGCGCCGCCGCCTGCTATGCGAGCGCCTTATTATCAGCCGCCGTCAGAATTGGTGCCTCCTCATCAGGTGTCGCCGGCGCGGGCGCCTCAGACGCCGTCAACGGTGACGACTCCTCATGTGCCCGTACAACCCTTCAACAGGGCGCGTGAGCCGCCGGCGCCTGCGGCGACACCAATTCCTGCCGCCGTGCCATCCAAAAGATGCGAGCCGCCTCAGCCAGCGCCTCGTCCGCCGGCGCCGCCCAACGAGACGCGTGAGCAGCGGGTAATGCCATTGCCTGCCCGCCTGCCACCCAAGAAATACGAGCCGCCAACGCCGCAAGCGCCACCGCCTGTTACTGTCACGTCGCAACCGTCGTCTGCGCGGACAACATGGCCTCCCCGTGTAAAGTCCAAGACGTACGACGACGCCGGCGTGCCACCGGCCGTGTCGTTGCCGCCTCCGTCGACACCAACAGCTCCTCGTGCTCATGGGTCACGATACCCACCGGCGCCTCACCCTCATCTCGGCGACACTGAGCCCCGCATCGAATCTTATTCGCAAGCGGCAAGCCTCCATCAAGAATACTATTAG